One window of the Zea mays cultivar B73 chromosome 3, Zm-B73-REFERENCE-NAM-5.0, whole genome shotgun sequence genome contains the following:
- the LOC100217295 gene encoding uncharacterized protein LOC100217295 isoform 2 (isoform 2 is encoded by transcript variant 2), translated as MRAAGQAGAGGRASKQCSKQAQRRRPGKQAAQQAGAWGQGPHVTSSQQAAQSQPGSLCASLSVDCRLQLQKRTDLPTSALIHDISASRRRPASSCQPTSSPPAVAPATTPGRTCISHPAVQAPAETLVALYRPRADIWCCAERNLVPP; from the exons ATGCGGGCGGCCGGGCAAGCAGGCGCAGGGGGCCGGGCAAGCAAGCAGTGCAGCAAGCAGGCGCAGCGCAGGCGGCCGGGCAAGCAAGCAGCGCAACAAGCAGGCGCATGGGGCCAGGGGCCACACGTGACCAGCAGCCAGCAAGCAGCGCAGTCGCAGCCCGGCAGTCTATG TGCTTCTCTCTCTGTAGATTGCAGATTGCAGCTGCAGAAGCGAACAGATCTGCCAACCTCGGCTCTAATCCACGACATCTCTGCTTCGCGCCGCCGTCCAGCTTCGTCCTGCCAGCCGACCTCATCCCCGCCGGCCGTCGCCCCAGCCACGACGCCTGGCCGTACCTGTATTTCTCATCCCGCGGTACAAGCCCCAGCCGAGACGCTTGTAGCCTTGTACCGTCCCCGAGCAG